From Roseateles sp. SL47:
CCACTTCCACCTGGGCCAGATAGTGGGCATAGGACCCGGCGGAGGCCGGCTTGTGTTCCATGCGCACGCCCAGCGTCTGGCGGAACAGCTTGGCGCCGATGATCAGGTCGGTCTTGCGGCCGGCCAGGTCGATGAGGTGGCTGCGCAGCTGGCGCGAGAACATGTCAAACAGCAGCGCCAGGCCGGCCCCCACCGCCAGCGTCCAGAGCGTGACATAGGCCTGGTGCGGAATGACCTTGTCGTAGATCACCGAGGTGACCAGGCCGGACACCAGCATCAGGACATTGCTCAGCAGCGCCGCCAGCATGGCCGAGCGGTAATACGGAACAAACCGCCGCAAGGTGCCCCACAGCCAGTGCTTTTCCGGCTGCAGCAGCGGCGGTTCACCGGCCAGCGGTTTGGCCTGCGACTGCTCCTGCGGTGTCACCGCCAGGATGAAACCGCTGTATTCCTGGTCCAGCTCGGAGGCGGGGGCCACGCAACTGGCGGCCTCCGGGCCGGGGAAGACCACCTCATACCGGGTGGCGCTGCCCGACTCTGCATCGTCCAGGCGGCGGACCAGCACGCAGGCATCACCGCCGTTGAGCAGCAGCACGGCGGGCAGCAGCAGCGGGTTGATTTCGTCAATGCCCTTGCGCAACAGGCCGGCGTTGTAACCGGCCTCCCGCATCAGGCGGATGGCCTGGTCCGGGCTGAGCTGGCCCTCGACGGGCGCCCCCGCCCGCAGCGATTCCGGGGAGCGGGCCCGGCCATGGTGCTGGGTGAGCCAGGCCAGGCAGTGCAGCAGCGGGTCGATGGCCGGCTGGCCTGCCAGGCCGGCCAGGGGGTCCTGTGGCTCTTCGGGCATGCCAGGCGCGCGCTGCCCATCCTCGGCGGCCAGGCGCAGGCCGGGGCGGCGTGCGCGCTGGTCACCGTCGAAGAAAGGGTCGTGCGGCCGGCTCATAAGGGGGATCGTGGATCAATCAGGCGCGATGGGCCAGTGTTAATTGCTCGAATTCGCGCTCAATGTCACGAACAATCTGCGGCACGTTGAATAGTTCGCTGTTGCGACCCTCATCCCGCAGGTAACGCTTGTAGGACCGCGCCCGCCCGGGGTTCCGGCCGATCTGGATGGCGCGCTCTTCATACTCCTGCAGCGAGAAGGTGATGAGGTCGGGCAGGCCCACGGCCGTCAACAGGCTGCCGCACATGCGGGAGATGTAGCTGCGGCCGGACCGGGTGAGGATGGGCGTGCCCATCCACAGGCAGTCGCTGGCCGTGGTGCCGGCGTTGTAGGGGAAGGTGTCCAGCACCAGGTCCGGCAAGGTGAAACGGGCCAGGTAGTCCGGTGGCGCCACCCGGGGCGCAAAGATCAGCCGTGCCGCGTCCACCCCGGCCGCTTCGGCTTCCCGTCGCAGATTGGCCTTGGCCCATTCGTTGTCCGCCAGCAGCCACAGGACACTCCCGGGCACACCCCGCAGGATGCGCATCCAGGCGCCGAACATCTCGGCATTCATCTTGTGGTTGTTGTTGAACGAGCAGAAGACAAAGGCGTCCTCGGGCAGCTCATACTGCGCCCGGGTGGGTGGGGCCCCCACCTCGCGCCGGCGGTCGCTGACCTGGTAGCAATGCGGCAGGTAGATCGGCGTTTCGCTGCAGTAGGGCAGGTATTCCGGCGGCATCACAAAACGGTCCGCGATGATCCAGTCCACACCCGGCAGCAAGGAGGTGGCCGGCAGACCCAGGTAACTCACCTGCACCGGCGCGGCCCGGTAGGCCAGGATGTTGGGCCGGGCACCGCTGGTCAGGCCCTGCAGGTCCACCAGCACATCGATGCCAGTCTGGGCAATCAGCTTGGCGGCGTTGGTGTCGTCCATGGCGTTGATGCGCCAGACCTTGTCGAACGACTGCAGCAGACGGCGGCGCAGCGGCGTGCCGTCTTCACGACTCCAGCAGAAGGCGTGGACTTCGAATTTCTCCCGGTCATGCAGCTCATACAGCTCGGCGGTGAGCAGCCCCACCGCATGCATGCACAGATCCCCGGAGAGGTAACCGATGCGAATCTTGCCCCCCTGCTGGCGCGCCGCCACCGAGGCTGGATGGCGCCACAGTGGTGCCTCCTTGGGGCGGGTGACCTTTTCCAGGACAAAGCGCTGGGCGGCCCCCATCTGCAGGGCGGGATCATCCGTGGCGCTCAAGGTGGCCAGCAGCGAGGTGGCCAGCAACAGGGCATTGTGGGTGACCTCGCCAAATGGCTGGTAGACCGGCCATTTGCACTGCTTCTGGCGGATGTGCACGTAGTGCTGCATCACATCGGTCTGGTCCGGCTTGAGCGTCAGGCTGCGCACCATCAGCGCCTCGGACTCCTCATACCGACGCTGCAGTTCCAGCAGCCGGGCGGCATTGTTGAGGGCATGGGTGCGCAGGCCCAGCAGGTCGGCACCCAGGGCCTCCATGGGGCCTTCGTGGTCGTAGACGCCCCGCCAGGCGGCCAGGGCTTCTTCCACCCGTTGCTGATGTTCCAGCTGGTGGCCCAGGTTCAGACGCGCCTGGGCAAAGGTGGGGCTGATGGCCAGCGCCTGGTGATACACCTGCTCGGCCTGCTGGTGCTGCTGGACGTTGCCCAGCACCGTGCCCCAGTTGTAGAGCGCCACCAACCGGCTGGCCGGGGGATGACCGTCCACGCCCAGCCAGGCTTCGTACAGCGCCGCAGCGGCCTGACCGAGTTGCCGGTTCTGCAGGAAGTTGGCCCGGTCCATCAGCTCGGGCAGCGGCAGGCTGCCGTCACGGGCGCGTTGGATCCATTGCGCCCATTCCGGGGCCAGCTCAGCGGGAACGCTCAGTTGCTGCATGCGGTTGGAGGCTAGGTCCATAGAAGGGCTCGGTGAAGAACAGGGGCGACTCGGGCAGGCACGGAGGCCCCCTGTCAGGATTGTGAACGCCTATGAGGATTTTGAAACGAATCAATTGGCGGGGGCTCACCGGCCATTTCAAGACGCTCATCCGCCCCTCCAGCCGATGCCCACGCCCCCCAGTTGATGCCAGGACAATCCCCGTGGCCTGCCCCACTCCCCCACCAACGACCTCGCATTCAGCCTGGGCCCGTGCCCCGAAGGCAGCACACCGTTCGCCCCATCCGCACACACCCCATCCACCCAACGCCCACGTCGTTCACCGGGTCCCAAAGCGTCAGATCCGCTGTCACAAACCGCTGATTCAATCTGATATCGGCCATCCAAATGCCAACTTGAGCACGAAATGCAGGCGGGACGACGGCCTTTTTGACGCATGAATGGAGTCGCCGGCTCGACACAATCGGCTCGCGATCCAGGCCCACAGAGGACCGGACGCCGCGCGAGCGGGCCCACAGGCAGGCCCGGGGACGTCGAGGGACGCGCGAGACACCAAGCCGGCGGTCAGACACATGAAGGCGAAGTCTTGTTGGGATGATCAGGAAACCCATGCGGCCGGTTCCGCATGGTTGCTGGAAGATGTCGGGGCTGAAGAGGCCGAAGTGGGGGCCGAAGCAGGGACCGAAGCAGGGACCGAAGCGTCGGCCCTCGCACCGGAAGGCGTCGCTTCCAGGCGGGCGGGTCCGTCCACCTTATTGCGGCGACGCAGCGGTGACTCGATTTTCCAGAGCCTGATGCGGCTGTGGCCACGCGAGGGCCGGCGGCCCGACGCCAGCAGCCGCACCATGGCACGGTTGCGGTCCGCCTTTCGGGGCAGCATTTCCGACCTGCTGCAGGAAGCCCTTGCCCGCGACGATGGGGTCAGCCAGGAGCGGCTGGAGGCCGTGCTCCGCCACATCGTGCACAGCAGCCATCCGGAGGACCTGTGGCATCTGCGTGCGCTGGTCTACACCGAGGTCGCACGGGCTCGTAGCCAGGCGGAGGCGGAGCGCCGGCTGGCGCTGCTGACGGCGCAGTTCGACTGGAGCCGCGGCCGGCTCAAGCTGTGGATGGGCCGCGGCTGATGCGTCCGGCAGGGCCCGATCACCGGACCCCGCCTGCCAGACTCATCCGCTCAGCGGCTGCCCAGGAAGTCCATCTTGCCCAGTGGCACGCCGGCATGGCGCAGCAGCGCATAAAGCGTCGTGGCATGGAAATACAGATTGGGCGTGGCGAAGAAGCGCAGGAAGTCCTCGCCGTTGAACTTCAATGGGTCGCCCTGGCGGCGCGGCACGCTCACCTCGCGCTGCTCGCTGCCGTTGATCTGCTCGGGCTGGAAGCCCTTGAGGAAGTCCCGGGTCTTCTGCAGGCGGGCCAGCAGGTCGTCCAGGGTGGCTTCGGTGTCGGCCCAGCTCGGCACGTCCTGGCCGGAGAGGCGGCACACAGCGCCCTTGGCGCCATCGCTGGCAATCTGGATCTGGCGGGGCAGCGGCAGCATGTCCGGCGCCAGGCGCAGCGTCAGGTAGACGGATTCGTCGAAGCCCTTGGCCTTGGCGTGATCGCGTGCGATGCCGATCCAGGTCTGCATGCTGCCAAGCATGCGATCAAACACCGGCACGGTGGCGGTGAACATGTCCATGAAGAAATCTCCTTGTCGATTGCAGAGCGGCTGGCCGGGATGCGAAGCCGACGAACCGGCGGGGATGCTATCCGCTGTTCGCATCTGTTGCATTGACTCCAACGAACAGCCTTGGGACTGCACCGTAGACGCGGTTAGGATCGGAGCCGCACGCCTATGAACATCATCATCCTCGACGATTACCAGGACGCCGTGCGCAAGCTGCCTTGCGCCGCCAAGCTGGACGCGCTGAACGCCAAGGTCTTTACCAATACGGTCAAGGGAATCGGTCAGCTATCGGTACGGTTGCGGGACGCCGAAGTGCTGGTGACCATCCGCGAACGGACGCAATTTCCACGTCAACTGCTGGAAAAACTGCCGAAGTTGAAGCTGATCTCCCAGACCGGCCGGGTGGGCAAGCACATCGACCTGGACGCCTGCACGCGGCTGGGCATTGCAGTGGCCGAAGGCGGCGGCTCCCCCATCGCCCCGGCCGAGCTGACCTGGGCGCTGATCATGGCGGCCATGCGGCGGCTGCCGCAGTACATTTCCACGCTCAAGCATGGGGTGTGGCAGCAGTCGGGGCTCAAATCCGCCTCCATGCCCCCCAATTTCGGCCTGGGCATGGTGTTGCGCGGCAAGACCCTGGGCATCTGGGGCTACGGCAAGATCGGCCAGATGGTGGCCGGTTACGGCAAGGCCTTCGGCATGCAGGTGATGGTGTGGGGCAGCGAAAGCTCTCGCCTGCGCGCGCAGGCGGACGGCCATCTGGCGGCCGACAGCCGGGAAGCCTTCTTTGAACAGGCGGACGTGGTGAGCTTGCATTTGCGGCTGGCGGATGCCACCAACGGCATCGTGACGGCGGAAGACCTGGCCCGGATGAAACCGACCTCGCTGTTTGTGAACACTTCGCGGGCGGAACTGGTGGCGGACGGGGCACTGGTCTCCGGTCTGAATCGCGGACGGCCCGGCATGGCAGCGGTGGATGTTTTTGAAAGCGAGCCGATCCTGCAGGGGCATCCGCTGCTGCGGCTGGAGAACGCGGTCTGCACGCCCCACATCGGTTATGTGGAGCTGGACAGCTATGAGATGTACTTCGACTCGGCCTTCGACAACGTGCTGAACTACATCGCCGGCACGCCGACAAACATCGTCAATCCGGATGCGTTGAAGGTGTTGCGCTAAACGGATCGGGGCAATCCCGGCGGCGGCAGTCGCCGGGCGGTTGCATCTGCGACGGTTGCATCTGCGGCGCTTGCTTCCGTGGTGCTTGCATCCGTGGTGCTTGCTTGCGCAGCGCTTGGTTCCGCGGCGCTTGCATCACGCAAGCGACGGGCCTCCCGGCACGGCCGCCTGTCGTCCGCTGTTTGCCCCCCTGCCCCTGGTGCGGTCAGTGTGGGGACACGGCGGTCAGCGCCAGCAGGGCCGGCAGCGCCTTGAACGACCGTCAGCGCCCGCCGGGTGCGGATGAGCGCCCAGGGCACTGATTGGCACTGATTGGCACTGATTGGCACTGATTGGCGCCGATCGGCGCTGACCGACGCCGATCAGCGCTTCTCCGGCAGTTCGATCTTCACCTCCAGCACCTCCAGATCATCCTGGCGCTCCATATGCACCTTGATGTCGTCCGGATTGATGGAGACATATTTGGAAATGACCGCGAGCAGCTCCCGCTGCAATTGCGGCAGGTAGTCAGGGCTGGCACTGCGGCCATTGCGTTCGTGGGCGAGGATCAGTTGCAGCCGCTCTTTCGCGACACTGGCAGTGCTTTTCTTCTCGCCCAGGAAGAAGGACATGAATCCCATGATCTCTCCCGGTGGATGTCAGCGGCTGAACAAACGTTTGAAGAAGCCGGGTTTGACCGCCTCCACAAAACGCATGGGCTTGTCTTCTCCCAGGAAGCGTGCCACCACATCGACATAAGCCTCGGACACGTCCGAGCCCTTCATGTGGATGGCCGGCAGGCCCTGGTTGGAAGCCTGCAGCACGATTTCGCTTTCCGGGATCACACCGATCAGCGGCGTGCGAAGGATCTCGTGAATGTCCTCCAGCGACAGCATCTGGCCGCCTTCCACGCGATTGGGGTTGTAGCGGGTGATCAGCAGATGTTCCTTCACCGGCTCCTTGCCCTCGATCGCCCGTTTGGTCTTGCTGTTGAGCATGCCCAGGATGCGGTCGGAATCGCGCACCGACGACACCTCGGGGTTGGTCACCACCAAGGCCTCGTCCGCATAGTGCATGGCCATCAGCGCACCAGTCTCGATGCCGGCCGGCGAGTCACAGACGATGTAGTCGAACTCCATCGCCTTAAGCTCTTCCAACACACGCTCCACGCCTTCCTGCTTGAGGGCGTCCTTGTCGCGGGTCTGGCTGGCGGCCAGGATGTAGAGCTTGTCGAGCTGCTTGTCCTTGATGAGGGCCTGGCTCAGTTTGATCTCGTCGTTGATGACATTGATCAGGTCATACACCACGCGACGCTCACACCCCATGATGAGGTCGAGATTACGCAGGCCGACGTCGAAATCGATGACGGCGGTCTTGTAGCCGCGCATCGCCAGCCCGGTGGCAAAACTGGCGCTGGTGGTGGTCTTGCCCACGCCACCTTTGCCGGAAGTCACCACAACGATCTTGGTCATGGGTCAGAGTCCTTTCAGTGAGTCGGTCGCCGTGTTTGCAGCGTGATATTGCAGCCTGATGCGGGTCATTGGGGCAACGGGTCCATCAACAGCTTTTCACCGTCCAGGCGCACCATGGCGGCCTTGCCTCGGACGTTGTCAGGCAATGGGTTTTCGGTGGTGCGGTAGATGCCCGCAATGGCAATGAGTTCCGCCTCCAGGCACTGCGCGAAGATGCGGGCGTCGGTGTTGCCGCGTGCCCCGGCAATTGCCTTGCCACGTAGCGGCGCATAGATGTGGATATTGCCGTCGGCAATCACTTCGGCCCCGTGATTCACCAGCGCCAGGACCACCAGGTCGGCGCCCTTGGCATAGACCTGCTGGCCGGAGCGCAATGGCTTGTCGACAAAGACGGTGCGGGCTTCGGTCATCACCGCCACTTCGACCTGACGCTCCACCACCACTTCCTTGATGACCTGCTGCACAACGGTTTCCACCCTCGGCTCGGGCCGGGCCACCGGCGCGGCCGCTTCGGGCGCTTCGGCCAGGCCCAATGCAGCCGCCTGGGCCAGCTCGGCCTCATTGGCACCCACCACGCCCACCGGTTGCAGGCGGTGCTGCCGCAGCAGGGGCAGCAAGGTGGCCAGATCCAG
This genomic window contains:
- a CDS encoding acetylglucosamine transferase; this translates as MDLASNRMQQLSVPAELAPEWAQWIQRARDGSLPLPELMDRANFLQNRQLGQAAAALYEAWLGVDGHPPASRLVALYNWGTVLGNVQQHQQAEQVYHQALAISPTFAQARLNLGHQLEHQQRVEEALAAWRGVYDHEGPMEALGADLLGLRTHALNNAARLLELQRRYEESEALMVRSLTLKPDQTDVMQHYVHIRQKQCKWPVYQPFGEVTHNALLLATSLLATLSATDDPALQMGAAQRFVLEKVTRPKEAPLWRHPASVAARQQGGKIRIGYLSGDLCMHAVGLLTAELYELHDREKFEVHAFCWSREDGTPLRRRLLQSFDKVWRINAMDDTNAAKLIAQTGIDVLVDLQGLTSGARPNILAYRAAPVQVSYLGLPATSLLPGVDWIIADRFVMPPEYLPYCSETPIYLPHCYQVSDRRREVGAPPTRAQYELPEDAFVFCSFNNNHKMNAEMFGAWMRILRGVPGSVLWLLADNEWAKANLRREAEAAGVDAARLIFAPRVAPPDYLARFTLPDLVLDTFPYNAGTTASDCLWMGTPILTRSGRSYISRMCGSLLTAVGLPDLITFSLQEYEERAIQIGRNPGRARSYKRYLRDEGRNSELFNVPQIVRDIEREFEQLTLAHRA
- a CDS encoding DUF1993 domain-containing protein, with the protein product MDMFTATVPVFDRMLGSMQTWIGIARDHAKAKGFDESVYLTLRLAPDMLPLPRQIQIASDGAKGAVCRLSGQDVPSWADTEATLDDLLARLQKTRDFLKGFQPEQINGSEQREVSVPRRQGDPLKFNGEDFLRFFATPNLYFHATTLYALLRHAGVPLGKMDFLGSR
- a CDS encoding D-2-hydroxyacid dehydrogenase family protein is translated as MNIIILDDYQDAVRKLPCAAKLDALNAKVFTNTVKGIGQLSVRLRDAEVLVTIRERTQFPRQLLEKLPKLKLISQTGRVGKHIDLDACTRLGIAVAEGGGSPIAPAELTWALIMAAMRRLPQYISTLKHGVWQQSGLKSASMPPNFGLGMVLRGKTLGIWGYGKIGQMVAGYGKAFGMQVMVWGSESSRLRAQADGHLAADSREAFFEQADVVSLHLRLADATNGIVTAEDLARMKPTSLFVNTSRAELVADGALVSGLNRGRPGMAAVDVFESEPILQGHPLLRLENAVCTPHIGYVELDSYEMYFDSAFDNVLNYIAGTPTNIVNPDALKVLR
- the minE gene encoding cell division topological specificity factor MinE encodes the protein MGFMSFFLGEKKSTASVAKERLQLILAHERNGRSASPDYLPQLQRELLAVISKYVSINPDDIKVHMERQDDLEVLEVKIELPEKR
- the minD gene encoding septum site-determining protein MinD; protein product: MTKIVVVTSGKGGVGKTTTSASFATGLAMRGYKTAVIDFDVGLRNLDLIMGCERRVVYDLINVINDEIKLSQALIKDKQLDKLYILAASQTRDKDALKQEGVERVLEELKAMEFDYIVCDSPAGIETGALMAMHYADEALVVTNPEVSSVRDSDRILGMLNSKTKRAIEGKEPVKEHLLITRYNPNRVEGGQMLSLEDIHEILRTPLIGVIPESEIVLQASNQGLPAIHMKGSDVSEAYVDVVARFLGEDKPMRFVEAVKPGFFKRLFSR
- the minC gene encoding septum site-determining protein MinC, whose amino-acid sequence is MAQALAGTTDTTAARSATAGKSPDLFELKSASLSLLSLVLKSADMAALAHSLTARLGETPDAFHHDPLLLDLSQLPPPQAQEGTEADTAPAGPRLDLATLLPLLRQHRLQPVGVVGANEAELAQAAALGLAEAPEAAAPVARPEPRVETVVQQVIKEVVVERQVEVAVMTEARTVFVDKPLRSGQQVYAKGADLVVLALVNHGAEVIADGNIHIYAPLRGKAIAGARGNTDARIFAQCLEAELIAIAGIYRTTENPLPDNVRGKAAMVRLDGEKLLMDPLPQ